The DNA segment CCGCACCCGCAAGGGCCCGAAGAAGACGGTTGCCGGCAAGAAGAAGGCGGGCAAGAAGTGAGTGTCCGAGGCAAGAAGGTTGTGCAGCTCGGCGGCGCCTCGCAGCGTCGTGGCACGGCCTCGTGTGTGTCTCCGAAGGCGCTCTATGCCCGCCCGATGGCGCTGCGCCAGCTCTACACCGATGCCGGAACTGTGATCCGGCGCGGGCAGCGCGAAGCAGCAGCAGCCCACCAAGAGAACTCGCGTTAACGAGGAGAATCACCCAGACATGCCACCGAAGGCTCGTACTTCCGGCGCCAAGAAGGTAAGGCGCAAGGAAAAGAAAAACGTCGCTCATGGCCATGCGCACATCAAGAGCACGTTCAACAACACCATCATCTCCATCACCGACCCCAACGGCGCCGTGATCTCGTGGGCCTCTTCCGGCCACGTCGGCTTCAAGGGCTCCCGTAAGTCCACGCCGTTTGCCGCGCAGATGGCCGCTGAGAACGCCGCGCGCAAGGCCGCCGAACACGGCATGAAGAAGGTCGACGTGTTCGTGAAGGGCCCGGGCTCCGGCAGGGAGACCGCGATCCGGTCGTTGCAGGCGGCCGGCCTTGAGGTCGGCACCATCCAGGACGTGACCCCGCAGCCTCACAACGGCTGCCGCCCGCCCAAGCGGCGCCGGGTCTGAGGAACGGGGAGGAGTAAGAACACATGGCTCGCTACACCGGCCCCGCGACTCGTGTCTCGCGGCGTCTCAAAGTTGACCTCATCGGCGGCGACCAGGCTTTCGAGCGTCGCCCTTACCCGCCCGGCCAGCACGGCCGCGGCAGGGTCAAGGAGAGCGAATACCTGCTGCAGCTTCAGGAGAAGCAGAAGGCCCGGCACACGTACGGCATCCTTGAGCGCCAGTTCAAGCGCTACTACGAGGAAGCCGCCCGCCGTGCGGGCAAGACGGGTGAGAACCTGCTGCAGATCCTTGAGTCGAGGTTGGACAACGTCGTTTACCGTGCGGGTCTCGCTCGCACCCGGCGCCAGGCTCGTCAGCTCGTCAGCCACGGCCACTTCGTCGTGAATGGCCAGAAGGTCAACATCCCCAGCTTCCGGGTTTCCAAGTTCGACATCATCGATGTGCGTCCCAAGTCGATGCAGATGTTGCCGTTCGTTGCAGCGAAGGAAGCGATGGGCGAGCGGCCCATCCCGGCATGGCTGCAGGTTGTTTCCTCGACCCTCCGCATCCTCGTGCACCAGTTGCCCGAGCGCGCGCAGATCGAGGTTCCCGTGCAGGAACAGTTGATCGTCGAGTTCTACTCGAAGTGATCTGGTGGCGGCGCCCCGAGTGCGCCGCTGCTACGCCACACCTTTCGGCGTCATATGGCGGGCGTCGGCAGGAAAGGAAGTAAAGAAAGTGCTGATTTCCCAGCGACCGACTCTCGGCGAAGAGACGGTCAACGAGACCCGCTCCCGGTTCACCATCGAGCCGCTGGAGCCCGGCTTCGGCTACACGCTAGGCAACTCGCTGCGGCGTACGCTGCTGTCGTCCATTCCGGGCGCGGCGGTCACCAGCATCCGCATCGACGGTGTCCTGCACGAGTTCACCACCGTTCCCGGGGTGAAGGAGGATGTCACCGAGATCATCCTCAACCTCAAGGAACTCGTCGTCTCCTCCGAAGAGGACGAGCCGGTCACCATGTACCTGCGCAAGCAGGGCCCTGGTGAGGTCACCGCGGCTGACATCGTGCCGCCGGCCGGTGTGACCGTGCACAACCCGGATCTTCACATTGCTTCGCTGAACGGCAAAGGCAAGCTGGAGATCGAGCTCGTCGTCGAGCGAGGCCGTGGTTACGTTCCCGCCCTGCAGAACAAGCAGGCGGGAGCCGAAATCGGTCGCATCCCGGTCGACTCGATCTACTCGCCGGTCCTCAAGGTGACCTACAAGGTCGAGGCGACTCGTGTCGAGCAGCGGACCGACTTCGACAAGCTCATCCTCGACGTGGAGACCAAGCCGTCGATCACGCCGCGGGATGCTGTCGCGTCTGCCGGCAAGACGCTGGTTGAGCTGTTCGGCCTTGCCAGGGAGCTCAACGTCGACGCGGAGGGCATCGAGATCGGCCCGTCGCCGCAGGAGGCGGACACCATCGCCGCCTACGCGATGCCGATCGAGGACCTCGACCTCACGGTCCGGTCGTACAACTGCCTCAAGCGCGAGGGAATCCACACCGTCGGCGAATTGGTCTCGCGCAGCGAGGCCGACCTGCTCGACATTCGCAACTTCGGCGCCAAGTCGATCGACGAGGTCAAGATGAAGCTCGTCGGCCTCGGCCTCACGCTCAAGGACAGCCCGCCCGGGTTCGACCCGACCGCGGCAGCCTCCAGCTACGAGGGCGAGGGTTGGGGAAGCGCCGACAGCCTTTCCGACACCGGCCACGACGATGGCCAGGATTACGCAGAGACGGAGCAGTTGTAGGACCGGGATAGGCGGTCCTCAGTGGTTATCCATTGTGGACCGCCTGGTCTGACGACTGAGAAGTTGAACGAGGAGAACCGATGCCCACCCCCACCAAGGGAGCCCGTCTCGGTGGATCGCCGTCGCACGAGCGGCTGATGCTGGCGAACCTGGCCACGTCGCTGTTCGAACACGGCAAGATCACCACCACCGAGGCCAAGGCCAAGCGCGTGCGGCCACTGGCCGAGAAGATCATCACCAAGGCCAAGCGCGGTGACCTGCACAACCGGCGTCAGATCATGCGGGTCATCCGCGACAAGGACGTCGTGCACAAGCTGATGGCCGAGATCGGTCCGTTCTTCGAGGACCGCAACGGTGGTTACGTTCGTATCACCAGGACTCTGCCGCGCAAGGGCGACAACGCGCCCATGGCGGTCATCGAACTGGTGTCCGAGAAGACCGTGACCTCCGAGGCCGAGGCGGCGCGGAAGACGAAGTTCGCCAAGGACAAGGCCGAGGCGGCGCCTGCCGTCGAGGAGACCAAGTCCGACGAGGCGGCTGACAGCGCGGATGCGTCGGCTGACTCCTCCGCAGAGGAGAAGCCGGAAACCGATTCGGCTGAGGAATCCGCTGACAAGAAGGACGAGTCCTGACGTCGGCTGAACACGCCAGGAACGAGCCCGCCACTCCCGTTGGGGAGGGCGGGCTCGTTCGTCTGCGCCTTGACGTGAGTTACGACGGGACTGATTTTTCCGGCTGGGCGCGACAACCAGGGCGCCGCACGGTTCAAGGCGTGCTGGAGGACGCGCTCGCCAAGCAGCCCCCAGGGGCCGCCGTTGCCCGCTCGGTCGTCGTTGCCGGGCGAACCGATGCCGGTGTACACGCGGCCCGTCAAGTGGTCCACGTCGACGTGACGCCTTTAGCGGGCGAAACGCGGTCCGGCAGAGTGCCGGTGGACGAGAATGGCATCGTCGACCTGCAACGAATGCAGCACCGCTGGAACCGCATTCTGCCCGCAGATGTCCGTGTGGTCGCCGCTGCGGTCGCACCCACTGGCTTCGACGCACGGTTCTCGGCCATCCGAAGGCACTACCGGTATCAGGTTGCCGATGCGCCATGGGGAGTCGATCCGCTGTTGCGCCGGGACACCCTCGCGTGGGGTCGTCCCCTCTCTGTCGACGCTATGAACGAGGCCGGCGCTGCCTTGATCGGCTTACACGATTTCGCGGCTTACTGTAAGCAGCGCGAAGGTGCCACGACGGTGAGAGAGCTGCAGATCTTGGTGTGCGACCGAGTAGCCGAACACCAAGTACACGTAAATGTGTCGGCAGATGCCTTTTGTCATTCGATGGTGCGAAGTTTGGTGGGTGCGCTCCTTCTGGTTGGCGATGGCCGTCGAAACGACAGTTGGCCCGCTAAAGTCCTCGAAAGCCGGGTCCGGGAGAGTGCTGTCGCACCGGCGCATGGACTTACGCTCGTCGCTGTTGACTACCCGCCGGACGCTGATCTCGCCGCACGCGCCCGACAGACGCGAAACGTGCGAATCGCTGAATCGGAGCCAGACTGACCCTTTGCTGCGCTGCGCGAACCTCATCGATGATCTTGGTATAGTCACCGGCGAGCTGCTCGGCCGTGACCACGACGCAGCGCCAACCATCTCTGACAAGTCTTCGCCGTCTCGCCTTGTCGTGACGAATGTGCTTGCGTTTGCGGTGCCATCGGCCGTCGTACTCCACTGCGACCTTGTCCTCCGCGAGCGCAAGATCGAGTCGGGCCACTTCCCGCCCTCGCTTGATGATGCGGTACTGGGGTGTCGGAGCGAACCCTTCAGCTTGCAGCACAACTCGTAACTCCGACTCGGGCAGTGACTCCGCGCGAACATCGGACAGCAAGAAGGCTTGTCGAGCGAGACGAATTCCTCGGTTCCTGCGACGGAAGAGTGCGTGCTCCAAAGCTCGGGCGGAGACCAATTTGGACCGCAGGAACGCATCAAGGTCGGGGACGGCGATACGTAGCTGGCGAACCCAACCGTGAGTCCGTGGCGAGAGCCGGAGCAGGAGGTCAAGCGCGATGCGGGCTGGTCGCGCAATGCGTACCTGTCGCCATGGCCGAGATTCCTTTCGCTTGAGATCGGTTCTTCGTACGTGAATTCCTTTGATGGGCCCAAAACGCGCCTTCTCGGGCACCACGAACTCCACCGGATCGTGTGGTCTTGCCAAAGTGACACCCATGACAGTCGCCGCTGACCGTCCAGTCAGTACGGCATCTGACGGCACGATGAGCGCGGCTCCCCGGCAACGGAGTTCGTGAGTTACCGGTAGCTGTGCTGGTGCGTAGACGTCTTGAAACAGTCTGCGGAACCGTGGGCCACGCAGTTGAGCAGCGGTGACTAGTCCTTCGGCACGTGCCAGTGAACCACGGAAGACGTCGGTGAGCTCTTCGGATCTCGTTGTCTTGGTCATGCTCGTAGGTTGGTACGCGACACCGACAATAGTTTTGTACGAGCCCGAAAATCGGTCGCCTTGTCCACAGGAGACGAGTTATCCACAGGATCAAGAGCAGCACTGCGAAGCCTCGGTCATCCAAACAGCATTTAGCCCGCTAACTGTGGTGGGTGCAGTTAGCGGGCTAAATGCTGTTCGGGGTCAGTCGCCTCGGCGGATTGGGCCGAGGATCTGCTGTTCTTTTCCTGTTGTCACAAGGCGAAGCGTGCGCCACAGGTTTCGGCCCAAAGCAACGATCTGGTCGTCCTTCAACGTCATCAGTTGCCGCATCATCTGCGGCGGAAGCCGCCAGATCCTCGCCGCCAGTTCAGCCTGCCCCGCAGGCAAACGTTGCATCAGCACCAGATCCGCAGCGTTCGCGATCGCATCAGCCTGCGGATGCAGAT comes from the Prauserella marina genome and includes:
- the rplQ gene encoding 50S ribosomal protein L17 — encoded protein: MPTPTKGARLGGSPSHERLMLANLATSLFEHGKITTTEAKAKRVRPLAEKIITKAKRGDLHNRRQIMRVIRDKDVVHKLMAEIGPFFEDRNGGYVRITRTLPRKGDNAPMAVIELVSEKTVTSEAEAARKTKFAKDKAEAAPAVEETKSDEAADSADASADSSAEEKPETDSAEESADKKDES
- the rpsD gene encoding 30S ribosomal protein S4, with protein sequence MARYTGPATRVSRRLKVDLIGGDQAFERRPYPPGQHGRGRVKESEYLLQLQEKQKARHTYGILERQFKRYYEEAARRAGKTGENLLQILESRLDNVVYRAGLARTRRQARQLVSHGHFVVNGQKVNIPSFRVSKFDIIDVRPKSMQMLPFVAAKEAMGERPIPAWLQVVSSTLRILVHQLPERAQIEVPVQEQLIVEFYSK
- a CDS encoding DNA-directed RNA polymerase subunit alpha, whose translation is MLISQRPTLGEETVNETRSRFTIEPLEPGFGYTLGNSLRRTLLSSIPGAAVTSIRIDGVLHEFTTVPGVKEDVTEIILNLKELVVSSEEDEPVTMYLRKQGPGEVTAADIVPPAGVTVHNPDLHIASLNGKGKLEIELVVERGRGYVPALQNKQAGAEIGRIPVDSIYSPVLKVTYKVEATRVEQRTDFDKLILDVETKPSITPRDAVASAGKTLVELFGLARELNVDAEGIEIGPSPQEADTIAAYAMPIEDLDLTVRSYNCLKREGIHTVGELVSRSEADLLDIRNFGAKSIDEVKMKLVGLGLTLKDSPPGFDPTAAASSYEGEGWGSADSLSDTGHDDGQDYAETEQL
- the rpsK gene encoding 30S ribosomal protein S11, which produces MPPKARTSGAKKVRRKEKKNVAHGHAHIKSTFNNTIISITDPNGAVISWASSGHVGFKGSRKSTPFAAQMAAENAARKAAEHGMKKVDVFVKGPGSGRETAIRSLQAAGLEVGTIQDVTPQPHNGCRPPKRRRV
- the truA gene encoding tRNA pseudouridine(38-40) synthase TruA encodes the protein MRLDVSYDGTDFSGWARQPGRRTVQGVLEDALAKQPPGAAVARSVVVAGRTDAGVHAARQVVHVDVTPLAGETRSGRVPVDENGIVDLQRMQHRWNRILPADVRVVAAAVAPTGFDARFSAIRRHYRYQVADAPWGVDPLLRRDTLAWGRPLSVDAMNEAGAALIGLHDFAAYCKQREGATTVRELQILVCDRVAEHQVHVNVSADAFCHSMVRSLVGALLLVGDGRRNDSWPAKVLESRVRESAVAPAHGLTLVAVDYPPDADLAARARQTRNVRIAESEPD